The Candidatus Bathyarchaeia archaeon genome segment GTTTAAATCCCCCTCTCCAATCGACACGACTTCCACGTATGGCAATACGATACTCCTCAAGAATTTTAACGTAGCCTCATATGAGAGCCCGTACTTTCTTGATACATATAACACTTCATTTACGACTAGTATGTTGATGAAAACCTGGTCTTTAATCAGCCTCACGAAGAGCTCGTCAAACTTCCTTCTTTCACCGCTCGTCATAGCGTTTAAATATATCAGGAAGTTCGAGTCTAGAAAAACCTTCAACCCATCTTTTCCTCAAATTCCATTTCAAGATAAACCTTCTTAAGGTCGCCTAAGCCTGGACCAGAAACCCCCATCTTCTTAACCTCCTCTACATGCCTCTTCAGCCTATTCATTATTTCGTCAGGCGTCGGCCTCCCCCTTATGAGAAGACCTTCAACCCTCGGCTCTATTATAACCTGCCCCCCCTCTTCTATGTCGTATTCATCTCTAAAAATTTTCGGGATCAGTATTTGCCCCTTATCGCTAACCTTCACTTTAAGTTCAACCATAGTTATCTAAAGTTAAACTCAAGTTAGAAATATTTAAACTTCGCTGTGAAGCTGAGGCCGATGAAAAAGCTCACAACTCCTAACGCTTACGCCCGACACCTCTACCTAGAGGCAGGTTAGGGGATTTAAGGAGGACCCTAGGTCTACGTATTTTACAGCTAAGCTGCACCACCTTCTCAACACCATTTTTATAGAAAATGGATTTTCTAAAGCTGTCGTTGTCTACCTGAATTCGATACTGAAAAGATAAGCCCCTCCGAAACTCCATACACCCCGGCGTCACCTCACGTTAAACCTGGGGCCTCTCCTCGTAAAAGCCACCTCCCAAAAACCAACGTTTCGATGCGTCACAAAGTGTTAAAGCGAGGCGTTCCGTGAACAGGTCCGCCTACAACCCTCGCCCTACAGCGGTGAGAACACAACCTAAACCATCAATTAACCCTCAAACCCTAAAACATAATCGAGACATCGTCTCAGCTAAAAGGGAAAAATAACTCTGAAAATCCCCAGAGGTCCTCATCCACCTCGACCGCCGTCTTGACCCTACTCATCCCGCATTGACGATTTGCCTCCAATCCATATAAATAAAATATTTTCCCGTATAGCTGTATTCACGCCTAGCCTTAGGCTCTTAAAGCATCAGCAGCTCCGCTTCTTTCAACGTGTTCTTTAGGGCTCTACTTTAAGCCCAGGAAGCTTCGAAATCCGTCTAAATAGAAGATGCTGAACAACCATGCCCACGAATGGATCCTCGAATAATTCATGTATTATTGCTGACCCATTAGACGTTTCATTAATCACGACCCCCACAGCTTAGCCCATAGCGAGCTGGTTAAAGGAGCTGATGTTCTCCTATAATTCCTCTAAAACGCTTCACCCATAAGCTTAGTGGTGGTTCTTTGGCGGTTTGAATGGACCTCCGTTTTATTGGAGAAATTGTACAAAAATAATGTTTAAATAATGCATCTCAATAACCGTATCATTAAAGGATGGAAAAATGGTATAGTAAATGGTAACGAAAATAGTAACAAAATTTAGTATAGTAAAAAAATACGGAAAGAATAAAGCCGTTTACAAGTCCCCGCGAATCTACCTGCCAACAAAGCTGACAGAGGACTCGGCCTTCCCCCTAAAAGAGGGTGACCACATCCAAGTAAAGATCGTGGGAAAAAAGCTAATGGTGGAGAAGATCAAAACCAAATCCAAAAAATCGAAGCAATTGCGTAAATTCAATAAATCGAACCCCTAAACAGCGACCATACAGCCAAGCACACCTAATACCACGTTTTAAAATATCGACCGCCCACCGGTAAAGCCATAAATTTACCTGAGAAACACTTACGTCCCACATAGTTCCCCCCTCACTTAGTACAACGGCGCCGGCTTCAAGCATCGCATACAGTTTATGGAAATGAAACCGTCGAATACTCGATTTCCCAAGCAACATTACGCCACCTACACCTAAATAGATGGGCTAAAAAATAGCACTCACAGGACAGGGCATAGCGACCGAAAGCAGGTCTGTCAACGGGATTATCTCCCTCCAATAAATCGAATTGATTCCAATCCTCCAAAAAATCGAATCCTGAATGAAAACACCCCCCACGGCAATGCTAATTCAATTCAATGCGATACGATACACTCAACCACCCTTAATATAGTCCTAAGCGTAGGCAGTCAGCCTGGGCGAGAGCGTTCATTTAACTATATATGTTAAGAGGCCGTTAACCTCGCCCTCAGACAAAGGTTAACTGAACATAGGCTGATCCGATCAACGCAAATTCAACCCCTTTAAGAGCCCTAGCCCGATAGGAAGGGTCCCCCGTAAGCATCGTGAAAATGTCTCAACCCCGGATACGGTCGTGCGCCTTCGCCTACCGCTCAATTAATTTTATGAAACCATGTCCCAGCATATCTACATGGGATAAACGGTGGTGGTTGATTGGATTTCTCTAAAGTTGCAAGATCAGAGCTTGAAGAATACGTAAGCTTCATGCTCAGGCAGTATCGGCTGGTGGATGCTCTATGGTTTCTTGGGGTTGAGGATCGATTTGGACTGGATGAGGCTGTGAAGCTTAACGAGAAAATATGGGGGGATATGGCCTACCGGTCGGCGAAAGAGATCAAGCGAAGGTTCAAAGTGGACAGCAGCGGGATCCACGCCGTTGTTCAAGCCCTAAGCTACTATCCATGGACTATCATCACAGGCTACGAAATCGAGGAGTCCGAAGACGAAGCGACCATAAAGGTTCCCAGATGCCCTCCCCAAGAGGCGAGATTACGAACCGGGAGGAAAATCTTTCCATGTAAGGTCATGCATCAACTGGATTTTCAAAGCTTCGCCAAAGCCATCGATGAGAGGGTTAAGGTTGAATGCGTGTTCGCCCCCCCAGATCCTCGGCGGGAGGGGCTATGGTGCGAATGGAAACTGCGACTTTAGTTAGCTCAAATTTCAACTTTCAGCCTTACACCATCGGCGAGGTCCCCCTCGCGAAAGCGGGGGAAGAGGGTAGTTCACTGAGGCATGGCTCTACACTAACCATAGTACGCAAGTTGAATGCAAAACTTTATAAGGAATTCCTCCATTACGTAAAGGAGGATTGGAGTATGGGAGTAAAAACAAGTTTCATCATAGATGAAAAAACATGGAGCAACTTTAAGGCTGTTGTGTTAAACAAATATGGCGTCAAGAAGCTCAGCTCCGCCGTAGAAGAGGCGTTAAAAACATTCACCACCCTAACCGTAATCGAGGAGTTTACTGAAAATCTAGGCATAAAAATTTCATACCCCTCCTCGAATGAGCTGAAGAAAAACAGGCCCGCTGTTAGGGCTTCTGCAAGCGCTATAGTTAGAGAGATGAGAAATGAACGCGAAGCGCATCTACTTGGACTCCAGCGTGATAGTTAAAAGATACTTGAAGGAAGTTGCAAGCGAAGTCGTAGATGTAGCGTTCGACAACGCTGAAGTGGGAAAGGTTAAGCTCTACTTCTCCGTTTGGAACATAGGAGAAACCATTGGAGTATTTGATAAATATGGGAAAAAGGGATTTTTATCTGAAGATGAGTTAAAAAGAGTATTAGGTGATTTTCTATCCGAAACTATAAAGCTGTCTAAGCTTGGAGGGCTTTACGTAATGCCCATCACACACGCCCATTTGACGACCTCCTGGCTGATGGTTTTAAAACACCATATTTATGTTTCAGATGCATTACAAATCGCTTCATCAAAAAACAACTGCGACGTACTGTTAAGCGGGGATGAAAGACTCGTTAGAATAGCCCATTTAGAAGGGTTAGACGCCGTCAATGTCGAAAAATCTCCTGAAGAAGCTTTAAAACTGATGCCGGAATGAGATTATTCCTAAGATGGCAAAGGAGGATTCCTTCTTACATCACAGACCACGAGGCGAAACAGGGAAGGTAGCCCCTTAATGAAGGAAACGTTGAGCGGAAACGATATTCTGAATAATATAAGAATTGACGGGCTGATTTCAATTTCCGTCCAGGCATCGGGATGCTGCGACGCCGACTGGACTGGATTCCAAAACATATCAGAATAAACTAAGAAGGGTCAAAGTTCCAGAAAAAGTGAAACATATCAGAATAGCGCGGTCAACCGAAAAACCCGTGAAAATCGACAAAAGAACAACCGCCATCATCATCCATCATCAACCTTGACGGCTATTAACCCCATAACAGAGTGTACGGCGGATAAAGCATTAAAGGAAGAACGTAGATTATCCTAAGGGAGCGTGGTAAACGGCGTGATCGACGAAAAATCGTTATCCGTTTTTAAGGAGATGGTTGAATCCTTTGGGCCGGCGGGGTTTGAGCTTGAAACCTCTAGAATCGTGAAGAAATATGTGTCCAGCTTCGCCGACGAAGTGGTCACGGATAAGCTGGGATCGGTGATCTTCAAGGTTAAAGGCGAAGTGGAAAGACCACACATCCTCGTCGCAGGACATATAGACGAAATAGGCTTCGTGGTTTCAGGGGTAGATGAAAAAACAGGATTCCTAACATTCAACTCCGTTGGAGGATGGTTCGACCAAAACCTCTTATCCCAGAGAGTGATCGTGCGAACAAAATCAGGCGACCTCAGCGGCGTAATCGCCTCAAAGCCCCCTCACGTCCTCCAGAAGGAGGAGATCGAAAAACCAGTGACAAGGGATAAGATGTTCATCGACATCGGAACAACCAGCAAGGAGGAAACGGAGAAAATGGGCGTGAGAATCGGCGACCCCATCGTACCCTGGTCACCATTCCAGAGAATAATGAATGGTAAGGTGTTGATGGGAAAGGCGTTCGACGACAGAATCGGAGCCTTCATCACCATGTATACTCTGAGGAAGTTGAAGGAAGAGGACATCCGACACCCCAACACCGTCTATGGGGCGGCGACGGTTCAGGAAGAGTTGGGGGCGAGAGGCGCCTCCACTGTCCCATACGTTGTCGACCCAGACGTCGCCATCGTCGTAGAAGTCGACATAGCAGGCGACGTGCCTGGAATCAAACCCAACGAAGCCCCAGCTAAGATGGGGAAAGGCCCATCCATAGTTACCTTCGACGCCTCCATGATACCGAACCAGAACTTAAAGGAATTGGTGATCGAAACCGCGGAGCAAAACAAGATACCGTACCAGTTAACTCAAAGCCCCCGAGGCGGAACAGACGCGGGTAGGATACATATCCATAAAACAGGATGCCCAAGCATAGTAATCTCCGTACCCACCAGGCATATCCACAGCCACGTCAGCTTAGCAAGCTTAGAAGACGTCGAAAACACACATAGACTTATCCTAGAGCTGTTGAAAACCCTGGATAGAAAAGCCGTTGAAACCCTCCTACCCATCTAAACCCAGTGCCCATACCGCGAACATGTAAAAGCTGTTTCACGATACATCTTTTCACATCGCACTTGTCCATGTGAAAAAAGACCCACATTGGAAGCCTAATAAATCAAGATCGGCTGAATAAAAAGCAAATAAGCCAATGCCAGATCTACGGGTAGGCGATGAGGATGCAAATGTTCTGCTTGAAATGCCGGACACGCGTCGAAGTCAAGGACTCGGAGCTGAAGAAGGAGCAGATGCCCAACGGGAGAAAGATACTGAGGGGCGTTTGCCCCAAATGCGGCACAAAGCTGGCGAAGTTCACTAAATAAAAACGCTGATAAAAGGGGTTATGGCTATATGCCGCAGAAAATCGTCTGTAGCGGATGCCACGCCATCTTATACGAAGGATATGAGGTCGTAGAGCCCATCGAGGTCATATCCCAGTACAATTCAAAGTGTCCGAATTGTGGGAAGAAGCTGGAGTTCGACTACGAGAACGTCGAAGTCTGCTTTGTTAAACCTCGAAAGATAGCTGAGCTGGCGTAAAACAACTTCAACCTACACGTCTTCGAATTTTAAAGCGATGTGTGAAAAAGGGTTTTAAATAGGGAAGGTAAACCACTCCCTTCGAGGTTTAAAATATGAGGGTTATGAAGCTGTTCACGGTCGTTTTATTGGTCACAGTAATGTTCTCAGCTGGGGCAGTCACCGCCTCCCATGGTTGGCGTGTAAATAACGCCCCAAAAAAGGCAGTTTTCATCCTTCCATTCGAGGACATGGCACCACTGTACACGATGGAATCCATATCTGGCTATCTCGAGAAATGCGGCTATCAAGTTGAAGCATATGTGAACGAAAACGTAACCGTCGATTTGATGAAATATGTTCTAATAGAGTACGAAGTCATCATCATCAAGACGTTTAAGAATGATTTTAAACAGGAGTACTCGCTGCTAACAGGTGAGAGAATAGAAAAAGGAGAGTTGAAACATGAAGAGGACATCTCAGAAGGTA includes the following:
- a CDS encoding DUF6125 family protein, with amino-acid sequence MDFSKVARSELEEYVSFMLRQYRLVDALWFLGVEDRFGLDEAVKLNEKIWGDMAYRSAKEIKRRFKVDSSGIHAVVQALSYYPWTIITGYEIEESEDEATIKVPRCPPQEARLRTGRKIFPCKVMHQLDFQSFAKAIDERVKVECVFAPPDPRREGLWCEWKLRL
- a CDS encoding M42 family metallopeptidase, which encodes MVESFGPAGFELETSRIVKKYVSSFADEVVTDKLGSVIFKVKGEVERPHILVAGHIDEIGFVVSGVDEKTGFLTFNSVGGWFDQNLLSQRVIVRTKSGDLSGVIASKPPHVLQKEEIEKPVTRDKMFIDIGTTSKEETEKMGVRIGDPIVPWSPFQRIMNGKVLMGKAFDDRIGAFITMYTLRKLKEEDIRHPNTVYGAATVQEELGARGASTVPYVVDPDVAIVVEVDIAGDVPGIKPNEAPAKMGKGPSIVTFDASMIPNQNLKELVIETAEQNKIPYQLTQSPRGGTDAGRIHIHKTGCPSIVISVPTRHIHSHVSLASLEDVENTHRLILELLKTLDRKAVETLLPI
- a CDS encoding DUF5679 domain-containing protein, translated to MRMQMFCLKCRTRVEVKDSELKKEQMPNGRKILRGVCPKCGTKLAKFTK
- a CDS encoding type II toxin-antitoxin system VapC family toxin, yielding MNAKRIYLDSSVIVKRYLKEVASEVVDVAFDNAEVGKVKLYFSVWNIGETIGVFDKYGKKGFLSEDELKRVLGDFLSETIKLSKLGGLYVMPITHAHLTTSWLMVLKHHIYVSDALQIASSKNNCDVLLSGDERLVRIAHLEGLDAVNVEKSPEEALKLMPE
- a CDS encoding AbrB/MazE/SpoVT family DNA-binding domain-containing protein, producing the protein MVELKVKVSDKGQILIPKIFRDEYDIEEGGQVIIEPRVEGLLIRGRPTPDEIMNRLKRHVEEVKKMGVSGPGLGDLKKVYLEMEFEEKMG
- a CDS encoding type II toxin-antitoxin system VapC family toxin, with the translated sequence MKVFLDSNFLIYLNAMTSGERRKFDELFVRLIKDQVFINILVVNEVLYVSRKYGLSYEATLKFLRSIVLPYVEVVSIGEGDLNLVEKYLLKYRLKPSDAMHLATIEKTGANYIVSEDEDFDKVEEVKRIWINTNF